aataatatttttttaaaatattttttacaaaaattTACTATGCATCAAATAGAAgacaaaaaattaaaacaatTGGTATGCTTGCCAAAAAGTAATTTGATATTTCCAGTATAcaatttaaatttatatatgttgaaatatgaagataatagtttaaatatatctaaaaaaatatcctttaaaagaaaaataaaatacgTACAAGAATATAAGgataatttatatattctctcttatgataatttcttaagaaattataatttgGAAAAAGGGTAAGAAATTAgtgaaaaattaaaaataatttgtataataatgaaatgTAGAAAAAATTACTTAAGTGTGaatcataaatataaaaaaataaaaaaattacacacatgtatattatatatatatatatatatttttttttttttcttttagGGTTGTGTATAAGAATAGAATCCATTATGATAAATTAGACATATCTCTTCCAAGAGAAATAAAATTTGTTGATAAAAATACAGACGATGAGAATAATACTTCAAgttcttatttattttctttatcgTTTCAAAATAGTggtaaaataaatgtatatgaTTCACGGAGTTATGATATTGTTAAGACATTTGAAATGactaataaatatgtaGGAATGaattttcataaaaaaagtaatagTCTTTTTGCATTAGATGAAAAAggatatttatataattggTGTTTgaatacaaataaattgataaataaattagTAGATAATTATTCTATTTTCCCATCAtgtttaaatatttataatgatTATTTAGTAACAGGTTCATGTAATGGTTTTTTAAATTTGTttgatattaataatttgaatACACCAATAAAAAGTTTTAAAAATTTGACCTTACGAGTTcatgatattatatataatccTTCACATAATATgcttttatattatacagatataatgaaaaatggaataaaattaattgaTCTAAAAActaaatatgtttattgTAATGTCCCATGgtttaatattaatgttaaatataatatatatgcagctaacttttttaataatggAAATAACCTTTGTTTTGCAGTCTCAAACAATTctttttatgtatataacATATACTAAAATAAGTAattgtaattattattattttattattttttttttttttttcgtgTTGTTATTTTATGAAGTTTGAATAGTGTATGTGTACAgttaattttaatttttttttttttttttttttattgcAATCACCCCCTTCCTCACATTTTGaggaaaaagaaaagaaacatattgaataattttatattatattgtttaaatgaatgaatacataaatatattcatatatatatatatatatatatatatatatatatatatatgcgAATGTTACATaaacttttatatatatccttGTTTATGTAtgcatataaaaatgttaacttttttaattatgaagaaatagaaaataCCATTtgaacataaaaaaatattttaaaaaaattataagaatattattcaaaagTACAAAATAggtatatttatatttttattaactaatgattatatatgGTTTATGTGGTTTTTTAAAAGtatcattttaataaaaaaaaaaaaaaagtcttattataataataaataatatatttaataatataatatatttcagGTTACACCTTTCATAAAATGACGATACTATATTATAGGTAggaatattttattacgattatattatttattttccCATGGTCTTTAcatgtatattataatactattgtgaacaatatatattatatgtatatatatatataatactttAATTGTAAATTTATTggtattttttttttttttttaaaataacattattaaattattacatataatagtaaaagtctaaaaaaatattattgattctaaaaaaaaaaaaaaaaaaaaaaaaagtaaagggatataataaatatataaattttacAAAACACATTTATAaacacataaaaaatatatatacaaataaaataacaaaaactatatattaaatataagcatatctttttttttattataatatgcgcatatatgttttataattatttatcTTGTTCAAgaaaaattacatatataatatacacatatatattatatatatacaaatgtttacatattattaaaaaaagaaatacatatttattatatatttattataatattccTTCATGTgcttttatattattacttcattatatttatttttaataaaaatattatcttattttttttttattttttcaaaagGTAATTCctatttaattttttttttaatttatatattttcgtattaaaaaaagaaatacaaaaatatatatttttttttttagttccttttttatgtaaaaatgtttttatattgtgTAATTATACACATgatataacaaatatatgttaatgatacatatatgatatattatatatattatatatatatttttcaatatatgtgtttttaaactatttattttgttacgttataataatatgtaaatgtaattattattttcattatttaaaaaaaaaattatatatgaaatatatttatttattcacATTAACATgtttaaattatatatatatatatatatgtttttttaatataaataaattttaatataaatttttattttttttataaatattataatataatatatatatgtatacatataatgtgctaataaatatattataatatttataaaagaaaaataaataaatatacatatattttaatatatataaatatttatttccAAATGCATTATTAAGAATTTACAAaacaattttattattttatttatcacatataaaaaaagtatatattttatatatatgtgtggacagtaaaaaaaaaaataaaataataaaaataatataatacaataataaaaagataaaaagGTGAACCCTTTTTAACctttaaatttaataataagaaaGAGGAACAAATAAGAGCacacataatatatatatatatatatatatatatatatatatatatttatttatttatttatttattataacagtttattatttattatttttttttattattatatcattttcaaactaagaaaaaaatgtcTGAAGTAAATGTAACAAAAGTTATTGTAAATAATCCTATATGTGATATATTAGATCCTTTTGTTTTTACTATTGAATTTGAAGCTTTGAATAAATTAGAAGCAGATTTGGAATggaaaattttttatatatcagCTGTAAATAATGAAGGAGAAAGTAATCAAGATATTGAATTAGATAACATTTTCCTAGGACCAATTGAGAGAGGAGTTATGATGTTTGATTATGCAGTAAATCCCCCTGACTATAAAAATGTATGGATAAAATATtgtaaatttatatatatgtatgtgtatatatatatatatatatttatatttatatttatatattaaaatatgaatttttatatttttctgTTCACAGATGGATATTGATAGCGTTTTGGGACTTCAAGCTATTTTGATATCGGCAAATTACAAAGAAAAGGAATTTATTAGAATAgcatattatatgaattcATTTTACAAAGATATGGAATTAAGAGAGAATCCTCCTGTAGTTCCAcaatatgataaaatatgtCGTCATATATTTGTTGAAAACCCTAGAATTGTAAAATTTAGTATAGGTTGGGATTCTGAAGAAAAAGATGAATTTAAAGAATTTGATAAAgaaattgaaaaaattgAATTACTTAATTGTACACAAATTAAAGgtgaaaatgaaaataattcaaatataaCTAATCAATCTACACAAGGAAATTTTGTTCTTTCCAATAATGATcctaataataataataacaatcCTAGTATTACTTCAAGTATGATTTTTAATAGTAATattgtaaataataatttcaatcaaaataatttcttaaaaaataatgaattGTCATCTGATTTAGACAAATGTGAAATTTTTAATGCAAATATAAATGGAATTAGTAGAATTACAATTGACAATAAAAACTCTTAATTCttatgcatatatatatgtatatatatatttattcatttatttgtaCGTGTGCGTAAATAAATgttatgttttttattatatttttttttaattgttATTTTAAGTTATCCACATATGTTAATTCATATGTTTagtttttattatcaatatattctatgatacatatatatatacagTTATATTTAATACACATTTTCATCtatgtatatttaaaatgttGTATAAACAACATATGAGTGTTTTTATATGACAcgttttatatatatagagtaatttattttattttattttatcttattttttttttttttttgttattttgTTATCAAAATGgatgtaatatatatatattcaaagatgaaattaaaaaaaaaaaaaaaaaattattccGTGTTGTCAATATTGTAAATGGCTAgttacatttttttttttttttcaccTTTTTAATActcatataaaattatttatatatatatatatatatatatatatatacatattttatataaatattatttaatatgtatatatacatttatatatttttccattttttaCTAATTTTTAgattgaaaaaaaaaaaaaaaaaaattataataatattatcaaagattaaagatttttttttttcttttaaagAAACGTTATATAGGatgaattaaaataaaCCCAAATGGATTAAaatcaaaatttttttttttctttttttttaagatttaatataaatttctTGTTTAGACAATCTCtttttaagaaaatatatgtaGAATTGTAAATTGTCTACaagaataatatgaaaCAAATGTTATGTATTCAATATATACATagatatttatttattttttttttttctattttttatataatattttacatatatatatattttataattttattttttttccacgttcttatatttaaatgtattCCTAAAAATAAGCgtgtaaaaatatatgtgtattttttaaaagaattgGTTAACTCATATTATGAACAACCCAATTGTTTTGTTGCACATTTGGAACCATACCactataatatatacatatatgtgtgtttaatattatgtattttattttttaatttttatattttaagttcttttttttttttttttttttttcatttaaatacaaacaaaaaaaacattaaaaaaataaaataaaaatgtattatttttacatatattatgtatttaaaaaaaaaaaaaaaaatgttctTAAAAGCATTTCaaaaagatattatatgtaaaaaatatttttactGAAAAATTGTCctttcttatttttttttttttttattcttttcacatatagatatttcaaaatattataatttaacaaaaattatgaaatataggaatattattttattattgatagaagaaatattatttaaatagttcatctttttttatatatttaaagtAGAACTCATAAAAGGGGTAACGCAATCTGTCCCAGACATTTGAAAAGCTATTCATGGCTGGTCTAACatcaatatatatctataaagagaaaaatattaagagatatatttaagtacctatatatatatatatatatatatatatatatatatatatatatatatatatatgtataatttcTTACATTTTTGTCATCGTTTATTGAttcatcattataataatccaagatatattttacttGCGTACCACATCTATTAACATACCAATCGTGTCTATCAAAAGGCCTTCCCATActaatataaaaaaaagaaaaatttaaataaattcataaataaataaatacaaaatatatatattattattttcccctagaattaatataaatacatattatatttttataaaaaagaaactTTTTACActctttttattattattatttttttttcccccCATTTTATaaccaaaaaaataaaatactTCAAAAACATTTATAGATATTATTCTTACCTTGAAAATATACTTCTAAATCTTGCCTTTATTGATAAATCATCGAATTTACCAAGAAATCGATGTAGAGTTATATCTGTGCAATTCCtataaggaaaaaaatatatatgttcatatatatatatatcaatttCATTAgcatatattaatacacCAATAAATTCTTGTGCACAAATTTTTTCATgctttatttttatttaccTTTTATGCATATGCTCATATTTAAGAATTTGTTTCCATGATTCTTCATTAACTTCATTGTGAACACTAACGACAGCATCAATATAATTCTTATctatatctttattttttcttattaatgaattataaaattgtTGAGATGAAGGATAAACCCAATATTcgttattattttttggAATTGAAGAAACGtgtctttttttattaaatataaaatcatTTTCATCTGTTAAGGAAACATTGGGAATCTCGGGCATCATATTTCTTTCGTTAATTTctaaatataataatatatatatatatgaataatacaaatatttttatatgaattagaaaaacatatatatatattaatatatttatattattttaaacGCACCATGTTGTATAATTTTCGTTCCATCTGAACATTCCAATTTTGTTGAAGATGGGCATTTTATcttttcttcatttttattgAAAGTACATGTTGGACTTAAATTCTGCATATTTCTTTAGTTCTCTTTTGTTccttataaatatgtatttataaatatatacatattatacacaaataaatatttatatatatatatatatatattttagtgtgaataaaaaataaatatcattttatattttcttctcttttttttttttttttttcttatttatcCATTTCTTATGAATCCTTCAAAACAGTTCTctatattaatttatttttatacacCACTGgaaagaaataataaaatatattattttttatgcaaataaatacatataatataaaatatataatatattattatattatatatatatatatataatattatgtagGATAATTAAATcacatataatttaaaaaaaaaaaaaaaaaattacaacttcaaaattatttttatattttctatatacagtatcattaatttaatatatatattttattattatatttaagttataaatttttatcttttaaaataaacatatattttgtttatattttcccATCAacatgtatataatatatatatatataatatatatatatatatattatacatatgtgctataaatgatttatctaatatttttcataatcCTTTTTTAGAAAGGAAAGATTTAGAATTTTATATGTAGAagttttataattaattctacaaaaaatataaaatatttattaaattgttttataaaatatacatacatcaatttatgttatatacctatatatattatataaataccaaataaaaaaaaaaaaaaaaaaaagaaaaaaaaattactAGTGCCTCTTTTTGTAACAAAGTAACATCCTTGGAGTTTAAAAATGTGgctatattattttataatatacttTATAAGGCACATATgcattataaatatatattaatcggtgatacatttaaataaatattaaaaaaaaaaaaaaaataataaatatataaaatttctAATTAAATGGGTTTAAATTCATCAAATGGATATAGTGTTGCTTTGTTTATATGTCtgaaattataaaacaaatatttaaaccataaatgtaatatatatatatattaaacataGAAATATGTAGGGgacatttttataaataacatTATTCAAAGAtttaataacaaaaataaataaataaataaataaatatatatatatatatatatatatatatatatatatatatatatatatatatatatataacatataatgacaaattcatttttatttaatttgaaatattttttttcttggatataatttcaatatttttatcctTTGAATAAGACATGATAATTTCCTTATTAACGTTTAATTTACAGTCTACAAGATGTTTTTTGAAAATACTATATTCaacttttttttcttcatatacatttttgtatataacatcattaatttttatagCTTCATCTATTCTGTCAAATAAAAGTTTTAATTCcatttgttttattttattatgcatatgatttatataatccTCTTGTAATTTATCCGTTTCTCTATTTAACAAATCGTTATCAAATAATgtgttattataatgaaatgATTGTATATCGCAATCTGATTTATATCCTTTTTCATTATCTAATAAATCTATAcaaatgatattattatgacagtttccatttttttgatcatcattaattttatttgtgTCAGCTTCAATATCGTCCTTATtgtcattattattattatttttattaatattttcatgTTCACCTATGGTATCCTTAAATAAACTATCATTCTCAGTGACATAATTTTCCTTAATATTTGATAAATCATCTAATATATGTTCATCCTCTATATTATCACaatttataaattcatcatgtttttttcttaaataatcttgtatttttattaattcattAACTATTATTTTCCTTGATAATCTGTTACTTTTTAAACCGAACAAATCCATCAAGCCTTCAAGTACTGCATTGTGAGCTTTATTTAAATCAATGTTTAAAATGGATActtcatttaaatttttatctACTACAgatttatcatttattttataatttttgttttcattcctttttaattcttcataaatattatctttCATCTTACAATATGgattttctttttcattcgtatgataatatttatttgaatacatatcatttaaaacatttatattcttatcTTCATAAGAATTATCAGAATCATTATCTGACGAATCATCAAATAAATTCATACTCATAGCTGTTAATCCATTTTTCgatttatcattattttttgaaatattattatgtacTAAAACTGTAtcttttttcatttcatctttattacaatatttatcataatcttctttttcttttatttttaatgttGAGTCACTATCTTCATcaattattataacatcatcatcattatggatattattactatgaatattattactatgaatattattatgattattattattattattatatttattcttttcatttaatttgGAATTACCAGaattactattatttttattcatacTCTTTATACTATCACTATCACAAGAATTAAATAACACAGActctatatttttatctatcttgttttcttcttctttgtttttattaGTTACAGTTTTTATTTGATCATCATCACTATCAAATaaacttttattatatttacaaatattttctttttcttcatttaatatattattttcattatttatattatttttatttataataatacttttattattatcttcacTAGGTGTACATCTGATTGTTTCTTCTTTGGTTAAGttcaaaatattaacatttgcatccatattattcatatcattACCATTTAACTCGATCCTTTCATATTCACTATTTAAATACTCTTCacaattattttttatattattgtcATTACTATTGACTGGATTTTTTTTATCGTCACAGCTATTATAATCAATGGGTCCACATTCTATTTGTTCAgtattattcttatttcTATCATCACTATaatcattatcatcattattttcattatcatcattattttcattattttcattatcatcattattttcattatattcattatcatcattattttcattattttcattattttcattatgatgtcttttaatattatttaaataaatgttATTATCACTATTATTACTACTTCCAATAAACATGTCATTATAACTCTTTCTATCATTACTACTAAAGCACAACGAATGACTACGtctattttttatattttctaaataACTATTTTCTTCTGAATCacttttttcatttttcttctcttctaaaatattatcattatttgCTTTTTgtcttttaaaaatattatcttcatttgaattattttcaaataaattttcttcgaaatattttttattatatatatcacCACTTCCACTATGtcttttcttattataaattGTAGTATCACTTTTATTACTAATTTCTTTATAAGGATTATTACTACTGTTTAATTTATTTGAGTCATATGAGCATTCACAATTCAAGGGATCCATTTTTTCAGATGATTCCCCcttataattattttccTCTTTTGATGATTCAGTGAAAAGGgtattttcattaatatCATTACATGCAATATtgcattttttttcacaattattaatattattattattattattgttgttgcTGTTTATTAAgttattttctttttcatgtattatgtttatattatcatatataataggATTCTTTTCCAAATTCGtttctaatatatttgCTTCTTTATCATTAAAAAGATTTACTTTACTATCataaatgtttttttcttttttttttttttcatcatcatcatcataataatcatttattatatcaaaataGGACTTATTTGtatcttcattttcattataacAACTAGATATTTCATATACTTCTTTATCATCTATAGTATCACATAAATTTATAACAGTATGACTATCTATCCTATTATTCTTAGATAAAGTGATACTATTTGTTTTCTGGCTTTTCAAGGTATGATAAGACTTAACAGTGTTATCATATGTttcaataatattttcatttgaAGTATAATTCTCTACACTACGATTATTTATAACatgtttattataatcaGTAAGTGATTGAGAAGAtccattattattatatttatcattatttataatatcttttttgTCATTAATATAATGCAAGGAAGGATTATCCTTTTGTGAATCGTCtaaaacatatttaaattttgtATTCTTTTTACAACCATCACTTGagttttttttattttcatcaaGGATATGTTCCTGATcatcaatttttttttcattgtatatataaactGTATCAAAAGAAGTAACTTCATTATTTTTGATAACTTCCTTTTCTATACAATATTGtgataatttatataatgagCTTTGTCCTTTGAAAAAAGATATATCATCTATGTGTGATTTATATCTGTTTGGACTTTTGCATTttgtatttaaaaattcatCTGTTTCTTTGTCTACATTTTTGTTTGTATCagttatattattttcattaaaattatttaatacattaaataaattcatTAATTTGGAATTTACTTTAGTATCTATTGTATAAcatgaattatatatatctatttttAAAAGTTTCAAGAATATAGGacaaaaattattattttcaaaaaatcCACCAGGAATTATTACTTTATTAAAAACATCATCCATTacacttttttttcttgtcTCTTCTTCTTTAAATAACGAATTTTTTAGATTTTCAACCATATCTTgtattttttgttcttttaaGCATTTTAAGCATGTATTTGTGTTGTTATCcttaatattatcttttttgatataaatTGAATTTTCTTCCTCATCCTTAgtatcataattattaacACTATAAAAGCTGCTGCTAGTGTAGTTTTTATTAACATCACTACAATTGCTAATACTATTGCTGACgcaaatattattattattattattgtgACTGTTCATTTTATTACTACTATTAAGAGTCTCATTACTTTCACTTATTGTGTTGGTACTATCATTTATTGTATTGg
This region of Plasmodium gaboni strain SY75 chromosome 12, whole genome shotgun sequence genomic DNA includes:
- a CDS encoding hypothetical protein (conserved Plasmodium protein, unknown function); its protein translation is MHNNNHIFEDDDIILTDRFLSDESDQNENDEIEKKKYIKQNKQNIENISNDSSVLSNHHFNKNVGMKRNNSIFNNEENKNKKYLTNNYHMEHKNISSLKDNSNEFNCNKNNYSNTRYDNNVTGNYFDFDNYYISNIDNTNNRENEIFKYDEKNIEIDGKYKKNNKRLKRSTRVWHDSDDDVDDKNENLDSTGNYLNEDNLHSDDSNEFNYLDEKEDENLIKNKEAHDNIFEEYIDENVHMENFSLNNNEGAISQIQADDIYIFDDEKIDMHIQKKKKWNKKNDNNIFLKYFLQKFTMHQIEDKKLKQLVCLPKSNLIFPVYNLNLYMLKYEDNSLNISKKISFKRKIKYVQEYKDNLYILSYDNFLRNYNLEKGVVYKNRIHYDKLDISLPREIKFVDKNTDDENNTSSSYLFSLSFQNSGKINVYDSRSYDIVKTFEMTNKYVGMNFHKKSNSLFALDEKGYLYNWCLNTNKLINKLVDNYSIFPSCLNIYNDYLVTGSCNGFLNLFDINNLNTPIKSFKNLTLRVHDIIYNPSHNMLLYYTDIMKNGIKLIDLKTKYVYCNVPWFNINVKYNIYAANFFNNGNNLCFAVSNNSFYVYNIY
- a CDS encoding putative histone chaperone ASF1, which gives rise to MSEVNVTKVIVNNPICDILDPFVFTIEFEALNKLEADLEWKIFYISAVNNEGESNQDIELDNIFLGPIERGVMMFDYAVNPPDYKNMDIDSVLGLQAILISANYKEKEFIRIAYYMNSFYKDMELRENPPVVPQYDKICRHIFVENPRIVKFSIGWDSEEKDEFKEFDKEIEKIELLNCTQIKGENENNSNITNQSTQGNFVLSNNDPNNNNNNPSITSSMIFNSNIVNNNFNQNNFLKNNELSSDLDKCEIFNANINGISRITIDNKNS
- a CDS encoding putative cytochrome c heme lyase is translated as MQNLSPTCTFNKNEEKIKCPSSTKLECSDGTKIIQHEINERNMMPEIPNVSLTDENDFIFNKKRHVSSIPKNNNEYWVYPSSQQFYNSLIRKNKDIDKNYIDAVVSVHNEVNEESWKQILKYEHMHKRNCTDITLHRFLGKFDDLSIKARFRSIFSSMGRPFDRHDWYVNRCGTQVKYILDYYNDESINDDKNIYIDVRPAMNSFSNVWDRLRYPFYEFYFKYIKKDELFK
- a CDS encoding hypothetical protein (conserved Plasmodium protein, unknown function); translation: MGKIKKISNNSNKSKKKSVTVKKKNKSNSDSKKKEEDVKKLKNTAQCSSDESDVYFYNDIQRWKNTIKVPIWLKKPKDKESLDEFYKNIIKKLLRVKNKIRAYKIQEAYLLDCLQKCMIDLNLNSVRSTENINCEIYKNLIYNSKDKTYVENVDKENNSEIKNNNISNKNNHIPLNPEKNAISGIDNTMYSDNNNNNNNNNRKDGNNSGSSNMINDSDNTINDNTNTINDSTNTISESNETLNSSNKMNSHNNNNNNICVSNSISNCSDVNKNYTSSSFYSVNNYDTKDEEENSIYIKKDNIKDNNTNTCLKCLKEQKIQDMVENLKNSLFKEEETRKKSVMDDVFNKVIIPGGFFENNNFCPIFLKLLKIDIYNSCYTIDTKVNSKLMNLFNVLNNFNENNITDTNKNVDKETDEFLNTKCKSPNRYKSHIDDISFFKGQSSLYKLSQYCIEKEVIKNNEVTSFDTVYIYNEKKIDDQEHILDENKKNSSDGCKKNTKFKYVLDDSQKDNPSLHYINDKKDIINNDKYNNNGSSQSLTDYNKHVINNRSVENYTSNENIIETYDNTVKSYHTLKSQKTNSITLSKNNRIDSHTVINLCDTIDDKEVYEISSCYNENEDTNKSYFDIINDYYDDDDEKKKKEKNIYDSKVNLFNDKEANILETNLEKNPIIYDNINIIHEKENNLINSNNNNNNNNINNCEKKCNIACNDINENTLFTESSKEENNYKGESSEKMDPLNCECSYDSNKLNSSNNPYKEISNKSDTTIYNKKRHSGSGDIYNKKYFEENLFENNSNEDNIFKRQKANNDNILEEKKNEKSDSEENSYLENIKNRRSHSLCFSSNDRKSYNDMFIGSSNNSDNNIYLNNIKRHHNENNENNENNDDNEYNENNDDNENNENNDDNENNDDNDYSDDRNKNNTEQIECGPIDYNSCDDKKNPVNSNDNNIKNNCEEYLNSEYERIELNGNDMNNMDANVNILNLTKEETIRCTPSEDNNKSIIINKNNINNENNILNEEKENICKYNKSLFDSDDDQIKTVTNKNKEEENKIDKNIESVLFNSCDSDSIKSMNKNNSNSGNSKLNEKNKYNNNNNNHNNIHSNNIHSNNIHNDDDVIIIDEDSDSTLKIKEKEDYDKYCNKDEMKKDTVLVHNNISKNNDKSKNGLTAMSMNLFDDSSDNDSDNSYEDKNINVLNDMYSNKYYHTNEKENPYCKMKDNIYEELKRNENKNYKINDKSVVDKNLNEVSILNIDLNKAHNAVLEGLMDLFGLKSNRLSRKIIVNELIKIQDYLRKKHDEFINCDNIEDEHILDDLSNIKENYVTENDSLFKDTIGEHENINKNNNNNDNKDDIEADTNKINDDQKNGNCHNNIICIDLLDNEKGYKSDCDIQSFHYNNTLFDNDLLNRETDKLQEDYINHMHNKIKQMELKLLFDRIDEAIKINDVIYKNVYEEKKVEYSIFKKHLVDCKLNVNKEIIMSYSKDKNIEIISKKKNISN